Proteins from one Mustela erminea isolate mMusErm1 chromosome 20, mMusErm1.Pri, whole genome shotgun sequence genomic window:
- the ZSCAN25 gene encoding zinc finger and SCAN domain-containing protein 25 isoform X4 has translation MLKERPGMAEDPQQPMGVPVVKLEKELPWGRGREDPSPETFRLRFRQFRYQEAAGPQEALRELQELCRQWLRPELHTKEQILELLVLEQFLTILPREFYAWIREHGLESGKALVAMVEDFTERTLEAKAVPCHVQGEQQETALGRGSWEPGVHLGPVEIKPEWGMPHGEGVQGLDQGTEEQLSQDPGAGTQAFQEQALPVLQAGPGLPSVNTRDQEMAAGFLTAGPQALGARRRRLKPSSQTSRGRLLG, from the exons ATGCTTAAAGAGCGTCCAGGGATGGCAGAAGACCCTCAGCAGCCGATGGGTGTTCCTGTGGTAAAGCTGGAGAAAGAGTTGccatggggcaggggaagggaggaccCTAGTCCGGAGACTTTTCGTCTGAGGTTTCGGCAGTTCCGCTACCAGGAGGCAGCTGGTCCCCAGGAAGCCCTCAGGGAACTCCAGGAACTCTGTCGCCAGTGGTTGAGGCCTGAGCTGCACACCAAGGAGCAGATCTTGGAGCTGCTGGTGCTGGAGCAGTTCCTGACCATCCTGCCTCGGGAGTTCTATGCCTGGATTCGGGAGCATGGCCTGGAGAGTGGCAAGGCTCTTGTGGCCATGGTGGAAGACTTCACAGAGAGAACATTGGAGGCCAAGGCG GTTCCATGCCACgtgcagggagagcagcaggagacAGCACTTGGCAGAGGCTCTTGGGAACCAGGTGTGCACCTGGGGCCGGTGGAGATCAAGCCCGAGTGGGGGATGCCCCATGGGGAAGGAGTTCAAGGCCTAGACCAAGGCACTGAGGAGCAACTCAGTCAGGACCCTGGAGCTGGGACACAAGCCTTCCAGGAGCAGG cTCTGCCAGTTCTTCAGGCTGGTCCTGGCCTCCCTTCCGTGAACACCAGAGACCAAGAGATGGCAGCTGGGTTCCTTACAGCTGGACCCCAG
- the ZSCAN25 gene encoding zinc finger and SCAN domain-containing protein 25 isoform X3, producing the protein MLKERPGMAEDPQQPMGVPVVKLEKELPWGRGREDPSPETFRLRFRQFRYQEAAGPQEALRELQELCRQWLRPELHTKEQILELLVLEQFLTILPREFYAWIREHGLESGKALVAMVEDFTERTLEAKAVPCHVQGEQQETALGRGSWEPGVHLGPVEIKPEWGMPHGEGVQGLDQGTEEQLSQDPGAGTQAFQEQALPVLQAGPGLPSVNTRDQEMAAGFLTAGPQGLGTFKDMALAFPEEEWRHVTPAQIDCFGEYVEPRDCGVSAPGDHK; encoded by the exons ATGCTTAAAGAGCGTCCAGGGATGGCAGAAGACCCTCAGCAGCCGATGGGTGTTCCTGTGGTAAAGCTGGAGAAAGAGTTGccatggggcaggggaagggaggaccCTAGTCCGGAGACTTTTCGTCTGAGGTTTCGGCAGTTCCGCTACCAGGAGGCAGCTGGTCCCCAGGAAGCCCTCAGGGAACTCCAGGAACTCTGTCGCCAGTGGTTGAGGCCTGAGCTGCACACCAAGGAGCAGATCTTGGAGCTGCTGGTGCTGGAGCAGTTCCTGACCATCCTGCCTCGGGAGTTCTATGCCTGGATTCGGGAGCATGGCCTGGAGAGTGGCAAGGCTCTTGTGGCCATGGTGGAAGACTTCACAGAGAGAACATTGGAGGCCAAGGCG GTTCCATGCCACgtgcagggagagcagcaggagacAGCACTTGGCAGAGGCTCTTGGGAACCAGGTGTGCACCTGGGGCCGGTGGAGATCAAGCCCGAGTGGGGGATGCCCCATGGGGAAGGAGTTCAAGGCCTAGACCAAGGCACTGAGGAGCAACTCAGTCAGGACCCTGGAGCTGGGACACAAGCCTTCCAGGAGCAGG cTCTGCCAGTTCTTCAGGCTGGTCCTGGCCTCCCTTCCGTGAACACCAGAGACCAAGAGATGGCAGCTGGGTTCCTTACAGCTGGACCCCAG GGGTTGGGGACATTTAAAGATATGGCCTTGGCTTTCCCTGAGGAGGAATGGAGGCATGTGACCCCAGCCCAGATAGACTGCTTTGGGGAATATGTGGAACCCCGAGACTGTGGGGTCTCAGCTCCAG